Proteins encoded by one window of Simiduia curdlanivorans:
- a CDS encoding aminotransferase class IV, translated as MSICYLNGEYLPLDQARISPLDRGFLFGDGIYEVIPSYGGKLVGFGPHIDRMQEGMALIEIGFDWDHAQWKDLCQQLMAKNGNGNLGIYLHVSRGADTKRYHAYPEGVEPTLFAFTFEIAQPPVADKSKAKGYKVSSTEDLRWRRCHIKSTALLGNVMHFQKGYAEGNNETILYNANNELTEASACNAFIVKNGVVITPPLDTQILPGITRLMLLDILRKYTDIKVEERVVTMKEVAAADEVWITSSSKEVAPVISVDGKAVGTGQIGDVWLKAQKAFEAHRYDY; from the coding sequence GAATATTTACCCCTCGACCAAGCGCGCATCTCGCCCTTAGATCGCGGCTTTTTGTTTGGCGATGGTATTTATGAGGTCATTCCCTCTTACGGCGGCAAGCTGGTGGGTTTTGGGCCGCATATCGATCGCATGCAAGAGGGCATGGCGCTCATTGAAATTGGTTTCGATTGGGATCACGCGCAGTGGAAAGACCTGTGCCAGCAACTCATGGCAAAAAACGGCAACGGCAATTTAGGTATTTATTTACACGTGAGCCGCGGTGCCGATACCAAGCGCTACCACGCTTACCCAGAGGGTGTAGAACCAACGCTGTTTGCCTTTACCTTCGAAATTGCTCAACCACCGGTGGCCGACAAATCCAAAGCCAAAGGCTACAAAGTTTCCTCCACGGAAGATTTACGCTGGCGTCGTTGTCACATCAAGTCAACCGCGCTGCTTGGCAATGTCATGCACTTCCAAAAGGGTTACGCCGAGGGCAATAACGAAACCATTTTGTACAACGCCAACAACGAACTCACCGAAGCCAGTGCTTGCAATGCCTTTATTGTAAAAAATGGCGTGGTCATCACGCCGCCGTTAGACACACAAATACTGCCGGGCATCACCCGCTTAATGTTGCTGGATATTTTGCGCAAGTACACCGACATTAAGGTCGAAGAGCGTGTGGTCACCATGAAAGAAGTGGCTGCGGCCGATGAAGTGTGGATCACCAGCTCCTCTAAAGAAGTGGCCCCCGTCATTAGCGTGGATGGCAAAGCTGTGGGCACTGGCCAAATTGGCGACGTGTGGTTAAAAGCCCAAAAAGCCTTTGAAGCCCATCGTTACGATTATTAA